A stretch of the Lolium perenne isolate Kyuss_39 chromosome 3, Kyuss_2.0, whole genome shotgun sequence genome encodes the following:
- the LOC127339886 gene encoding uncharacterized protein → MSSSSSSSSDGVEGDFIAAFQQEYEEEMQAEEVVPRHRRRRQFIRRDRLGAHDRLFEDYFADDCNYPPSFFRRRGEAPVVNFTVNGHEYNYGYYLADGIYPSWPVFMKGVTLPQNEKQRVFTAAQSAHRKDVECAFGVLKSRFNILAVPGRSYSRRTLGLIMRACVILHNMIIDDERGQNLDNIYETVDSNVGPAIHHHAPPSLAARIQMDTEMRDSPMYTQLQHDLMEHVWANS, encoded by the exons ATGTCTTCATCCAGCAGCAGTTCGAGCGACGGAGTGGAGGGTGATTTCATCGCTGCATTCCAGCAGGAGTATGAGGAGGAGATGCaagccgaggaggtggtgccaagaCATCGGCGCCGCCGACAGTTCATCAGGCGTGATCGTCTGGGTGCCCACGATCGGCTCTTcgaggactacttcgccgacgactgCAACTATCCTCCGAGCTTCTTTCGGCGAAG GGGAGAAGCACCCGTAGTGAACTTCACGGTGAATGGACACGAGTACAACTATGGTTACTACCTTGCCGACGGCATCTACCCCTCCTGGCCGGTGTTCATGAAAGGTGTTACTCTTCCACAAAATGAAAAGCAGCGAGTGTTCACTGCTGCTCAATCAGCGCATCGCAAAGATGTCGAGTGTGCCTTTGGAGTGTTGAAGTCTAGGTTCAACATTCTAGCAGTTCCGGGACGCTCCTACTCCAGGCGTACTCTTGGATtgatcatgcgtgcatgtgtcattctgcacaacatgatcattgacgaTGAGCGTGGACAAAATTTGGACAACATCTATGAGACAGTTGATTCAAATGTCGGCCCTGCAATCCACCACCATGCACCACCAAGCCTAGCAGCCAGGATTCAGATGGACACCGAAATGAGGGACTCACCGATGTATACACAGCTCCAGCATGATTTGATGGAGCATGTGTGGGCTAATTCCtag
- the LOC127343790 gene encoding profilin-2, producing the protein MSWQTYVDEHLMCDIEGHHLASAAILGHDGTVWAQSADFPSFKPEDMAGIMKDFDEPGTLAPTGMFIGGTKYMVIQGEPGAVIRGKKGAGGVTLKKTGQALVVGIYDEPMTPGQCNLVVERLGDYLVEQGM; encoded by the exons ATGTCGTGGCAGACGTACGTGGACGAGCACCTGATGTGCGACATCGAGGGCCACCACCTCGCCTCCGCCGCCATCCTCGGCCACGACGGCACCGTCTGGGCCCAGAGCGCCGACTTCCCCTCG TTCAAGCCGGAGGACATGGCCGGCATCATGAAGGATTTCGACGAGCCGGGCACCCTTGCCCCGACCGGGATGTTTATCGGAGGAACGAAGTACATGGTCATCCAAGGTGAACCTGGGGCCGTCATCCGTGGCAAGAAG GGAGCAGGAGGCGTCACCTTGAAGAAGACCGGGCAGGCGCTGGTGGTGGGCATCTACGACGAGCCCATGACCCCGGGGCAGTGCAACCTGGTGGTGGAGAGGCTGGGCGACTACCTCGTAGAGCAGGGCATGTAG